TCGTGGTTATAATCATGGGAGATTAACGCCGAATCCCGGCCCTGTGTCAAATTGAAAATATCGGACAAATTCAAGATGAAACATAGACAAATTCTATGCGTATTTCTCAAATGAGGGTCAAGTCCATGTTTGACCTTTGAGCCCTGGCAAGGCCGGATTTTATGAAAGGGATCAGGCGGCTTTTTGTTGGGCTTCGCAGGCAGGAATTCGATCAACGCCGTTCGTCCGCCCATCTTCCCAAATTTTTGAATTCTTTCTAGGCCGCGCCTTTTGTCGCTGGCGCGGTTTTTTTCTCTTTTCGGGTTGTTTGCCTTGATTTTCAGGAAAAAATAACCAGGCTGCGTTTGGCTTTTTCGATGGGCAGGGAGTATTCCGCCACCCTGGCTTTCAGGGGCGGGTCGTTCAGACAGGATTGATCCAGTTCCTCAAGTTCCTGGGCGCCTTTGGGGCCTTTCATGGCGATGATTTGTCCTTTGGGCGCCAGCATGGGACGGGCCCAGCTCAAGATGGCCGAAAGATCGGACAGGGCCCGGCATACCACGGCGTCAAAAAGAAGGCCTTTATCCCCCTCTGTTTTCCAGTTTTCGGCACGGATATTGTATATCTTCACGTTGGAGAGTCCCAGTTCCAGGGCTGCGTGCCTTTGAAAATTGGCTTTTTTCCGGATGGTTTCAATGGACGTCAGTTGGAGGTCCGGCCTGAAGATGGCCAGCACCAGTCCGGGAAATCCGGCGCCCGATCCGATATCGGCGACTTTTGCGCCTTCAGGAATGTAGGGAATAAGCGCCAGGGAATCGGCAAAATGCTTGACGGCCATGTCCCGCGGGTCCCTGATGGAGCTCAGGTTCACCCGGTTGTTGGCTTGGGCCAAAAGGCGGGCGAAGGCGGCGCATTTTTCCAGGGCGTTTTCATCCGGGGCCTGGCCCAGGGCTTTGGCGCCTTGGGAAAGCAGGTCCTTCCATTGGGAGTCTCCGGGTTTGATGAGCGTCATTTTTTTGTCTCCAGCTCCACCACGGTGGCGCCCCATCCCCCGGATTGAGGCGGCGCAATGCCAAACGAGCGCACCATGGGATTTTTTGACAAACAGGAATGAACGCTTTTGGCCAGGACTCCGGTTCCTTTGCCATGGATGATCCGGACGGAGAAGATACCGGCTTTGCGGCATTCCTCCAGGTAATCCTTAAGCAGGCCGGAGACCTCGCCGGGACGAAAGGTATGCAGGT
The Desulfatibacillum aliphaticivorans DSM 15576 DNA segment above includes these coding regions:
- the rsmG gene encoding 16S rRNA (guanine(527)-N(7))-methyltransferase RsmG; the protein is MTLIKPGDSQWKDLLSQGAKALGQAPDENALEKCAAFARLLAQANNRVNLSSIRDPRDMAVKHFADSLALIPYIPEGAKVADIGSGAGFPGLVLAIFRPDLQLTSIETIRKKANFQRHAALELGLSNVKIYNIRAENWKTEGDKGLLFDAVVCRALSDLSAILSWARPMLAPKGQIIAMKGPKGAQELEELDQSCLNDPPLKARVAEYSLPIEKAKRSLVIFS
- a CDS encoding Smr/MutS family protein; its protein translation is MEPVIIPITDELDLHTFRPGEVSGLLKDYLEECRKAGIFSVRIIHGKGTGVLAKSVHSCLSKNPMVRSFGIAPPQSGGWGATVVELETKK